Proteins encoded within one genomic window of bacterium:
- the rpsJ gene encoding 30S ribosomal protein S10, whose protein sequence is MQEKIRIRLKAYDHKLIDASTEKIVDTARRTGARIVGPIPLPTAKSIYCVLRSPHVDKKSREQFEIRTHKRLIDIMEPNPKTVDALMRLDLPAGVDIEVKL, encoded by the coding sequence ATGCAAGAGAAAATCCGTATCCGGCTCAAGGCTTACGATCACAAGCTGATCGACGCCTCGACTGAGAAGATCGTCGACACCGCCCGCCGCACGGGCGCCCGCATCGTCGGGCCGATTCCCCTGCCTACGGCCAAGTCGATCTACTGCGTGCTGCGTTCGCCGCACGTCGACAAGAAGTCGCGCGAGCAGTTCGAGATCCGCACCCACAAGCGCCTCATCGACATCATGGAGCCCAACCCCAAGACCGTCGATGCGCTCATGCGGCTCGATCTGCCCGCCGGCGTCGACATCGAAGTCAAGTTGTAA
- the rplC gene encoding 50S ribosomal protein L3 — translation MSLGILGKKLGMTQIFDANGQVIPVTVVEAGPCFVTQIKTTEKEGYKAIQIGFTDAKAKHLTKGQQGHLKKAGEGKLLRHLKEFRLDDVSSFSLGQEIKADIFTEGQVIDVIGTSIGKGFAGMMKRFHSGRGPMSHGSKFHRHPGSIGAGTTPQRVYKGVKMPGNMGNEQVTVRHLKVVKVDAEKGILLIKGAIPGAEGGLVTVRPAVKVGR, via the coding sequence ATGTCCCTAGGTATTCTTGGGAAGAAGCTGGGCATGACCCAGATCTTCGATGCCAACGGTCAGGTCATCCCCGTGACCGTCGTCGAAGCGGGCCCCTGCTTCGTCACCCAGATCAAGACCACCGAGAAGGAAGGCTACAAGGCCATCCAGATCGGCTTCACCGATGCCAAGGCCAAGCACCTGACCAAGGGTCAGCAGGGCCACCTCAAGAAGGCCGGCGAGGGCAAGCTCCTCCGCCACCTGAAGGAGTTCCGCCTCGACGACGTGTCCAGCTTCTCGCTGGGTCAGGAGATCAAGGCCGACATCTTCACCGAGGGTCAGGTCATCGACGTGATCGGTACCTCGATCGGTAAGGGCTTCGCCGGCATGATGAAGCGGTTCCACAGCGGCCGCGGTCCCATGTCCCACGGCTCGAAGTTCCACCGTCACCCCGGCTCCATCGGCGCCGGTACCACCCCCCAGCGCGTCTACAAGGGCGTGAAGATGCCCGGCAACATGGGCAACGAGCAGGTCACCGTCCGCCACCTCAAGGTGGTCAAGGTTGACGCCGAGAAGGGTATCCTTCTCATCAAGGGCGCCATCCCCGGGGCCGAGGGCGGCCTGGTCACGGTCCGTCCCGCCGTCAAGGTCGGCCGGTAA